Genomic DNA from Filimonas effusa:
GGCTTCTCTCCTATCCGCAATCATTCGGACAGTGTGGTCAAGAATATACAGGAGCAAATGGAGAAGCGTTATATGGATATCACCACTGTGGACGCCCTGGTGCGGGAAATCCCGGTAAGCCAGCGCAATTTTGTCCGCCGCTTTAAACAGGCGACGGGCGTTACCCCTATCGATTACCTGCAACAAACCCGGATAGAAGCTGCGAGGCAACTATTAGAGCATACCGACCTCAGCATGATGGAGATCATGTGTCATGTAGGGTATGGCGATATGAAATCGTTCCGGAACCTGTTCCTGCGGATCACCGGTTTAACACCCAAGGCCTACCGTGAGAAATATGCATTGGCGGCAGGGCGTTTCTTTACACATCACCTGCCTGTCATGAACTAGACCCTGGGGCAAAAAAAAACCGGAAAAGTAGAAACAATTCCGGGATATATACATGAGAAAACTAACAAGAGTTATTTAAACGTTATGCTGACAATTTAAGTCGTGTGTTATAAAGACGCTTGAGAAACGAAAAAGGGGGATGCCCAAACCCTGTTTTTTGTTTTAATTAACATTTATCTCCAAACACCAGCAAATCTACCATTTCCTTAGAGGAAATTTTTAGTGGTTTACCCCCTATTATTATAACCGTAGTAATCCAAGTTTATATAAACCGTTCACAGGTTTGTTATCCCAGAACAGTTCAAAGTCTTCTAAACCAGCGGCTTCGTAATGTGATTTTATGTCCTGTAGCGTATAGATCTTTTCGTTGGTTACGGATATCAATGCCAACATCAAGACAAGCCATTCGCCCTGTGGTTTACTCACACTGAAATTCACTGTTTCTTTTTTACCCTGGAAGCTCAGGGAAGCCATTTCCCATTGATTGCCTTTTTTTGATTTGGTAAAGATCTCTATTGCGGGCTTTTTGCCTAACCAAATGATTTTTGTGGTAGGCTTTGTGCTTATGAATTCCTCTTCCAGCAAGGCTTTGACTATGTAATCGGGTGCTATGCTTGTTTTGGGCACTTTGAAATCGAACCATTTCTGCAGGGGGTAGTCGAGGCAGTTGCTGTGCATGTAGTTGAGCAATGATTTCTTCAATCCGAAGCTGAAGGCTTCGTGATCGGCACCATTGGGGTCGGAATGGACGAGGTCGTTGTTGGCGAAGCTTCCGGTCACTACCGTTTCGCGCACCACTCCGAATTTTTCGGGTTCCAGTCCGACGGGGCTATGCGCCGTCATGGCAAACTGGTGCCAGAAGGCGGATTGCAGTACGCCTGCCTGGAACATTTGCCGGACCATTTCGAGGGAGTCGATGGTTTCCTGTGCTGTTTGAGTGGGGAAGCCATACATGAGGTAGGCGTGCACCATGATACCTGCTTCGGAGAAGTTGCGGTTGACGCGTGCAACCTGAGCCACTGTGATCCCCTTTTGAATAAGGGCCAGGAGCCTGTCTGACGCCACTTCCAGCCCCCCGGACACGGCGATGCAGCCAGAGGCCTTCAGGAGCAGGCAGAGGTCGCGTGTGAAGCTCTTTTCGAAGCGGATGTTGGTCCACCAGCTGACAGTTAGTTTACGGCGGATGATTTCGAGCGCCAACGCCCGCATTAATGCGGGCGGGGCGGCTTCGTCGACAAAATGAAAGCCATTCTGACCTGTTTGTGCGATGATCTGTTCCATGCGGTCGCACAGCAGTCGTGCGGCTATTGGTTCGTACAGGCGGATATAGTCAAGTGAGATATCGCAGAAGGTGCATTTGCCCCAGTAGCAGCCATGCGCCATTGTGAGCTTATTCCAGCGGCCATCGCTCCAGAGGCTATGCATGGGATTGACGACCTCTATTGCAGAGATGTAGCTATCGAGCAGCAGATCGCTGTAATCGGGGGTACCTACGTCGGACTGTTTGTAATCGTGGCAGGTTTCGTTGTTGATATAAACGACCTTACCTTCTGCGAGTGCAAAGGTACGTTTGAGGCTGGCGAGGGGTAGTTCGCCCGCGATATAACGTACAAGATTTTCGATGGGGGCCTCACCATCGTCGAGCGTAACGAAGTCGAGGAATTCGAATACACGTTCATCCGATAGGGAGCGCAGTTCGGTATTGGCGAAGCCGCCGCCCATTACCAGTTTTACGTGGGGGTAATGTTGTTTTATCCATTGTGCGCATCGCAGGGCTGCGTACAGGTTGCCGGGAAAAGGGACAGAAAGCGCTACCAGCGCCGGCTGCAGCGTTTCCATTTTGGTGGCCAGCAACCCGAGGAGGATGTTATCGATATAGGAATAAGGCTGTTGCATGGCGGCGTACAACTCATCGAAACTGGCGGCGGAGCGTCCCAGTCTTTCGGCATAGCGGCTGAAGCCAAAGTGCGGGTCAACACATTCTGTGATAAGATCGGACAGGTCTTCGAGGTACATGGTGGCCAGGTGTTTGGCCTTATCCTGTTTACCCATGCTGCCAAAGGCCCATTGCAGGTCGTCGAGCTGTGCAAAGCGGCTTGCTTCGGGCAAAAAACCGCGTTTGACTATCAGATGCGCCAGGGTAGGATTTTTGCCTTGCAGGAAGCGGATGACCGCATCTATGGTGTAGATATAGTCTTCCTGTAAAGCCACCATACGTTGTGCATTCTCAGACAGGGGCTGTGCAGCGGCGCCTGCTTCGGCAAACAGCTGCTGCAGCCCCTGCTGAGAGAACAGAACATTCGTGACCTCTATGCCAAGATCGGACTGATAGCTTGAAATGTTCTTTGTATTCAAAAAACCTTTCAGGTAGG
This window encodes:
- a CDS encoding B12-binding domain-containing radical SAM protein, whose product is MSASVFLITPPFTQLNTPYPATAYLKGFLNTKNISSYQSDLGIEVTNVLFSQQGLQQLFAEAGAAAQPLSENAQRMVALQEDYIYTIDAVIRFLQGKNPTLAHLIVKRGFLPEASRFAQLDDLQWAFGSMGKQDKAKHLATMYLEDLSDLITECVDPHFGFSRYAERLGRSAASFDELYAAMQQPYSYIDNILLGLLATKMETLQPALVALSVPFPGNLYAALRCAQWIKQHYPHVKLVMGGGFANTELRSLSDERVFEFLDFVTLDDGEAPIENLVRYIAGELPLASLKRTFALAEGKVVYINNETCHDYKQSDVGTPDYSDLLLDSYISAIEVVNPMHSLWSDGRWNKLTMAHGCYWGKCTFCDISLDYIRLYEPIAARLLCDRMEQIIAQTGQNGFHFVDEAAPPALMRALALEIIRRKLTVSWWTNIRFEKSFTRDLCLLLKASGCIAVSGGLEVASDRLLALIQKGITVAQVARVNRNFSEAGIMVHAYLMYGFPTQTAQETIDSLEMVRQMFQAGVLQSAFWHQFAMTAHSPVGLEPEKFGVVRETVVTGSFANNDLVHSDPNGADHEAFSFGLKKSLLNYMHSNCLDYPLQKWFDFKVPKTSIAPDYIVKALLEEEFISTKPTTKIIWLGKKPAIEIFTKSKKGNQWEMASLSFQGKKETVNFSVSKPQGEWLVLMLALISVTNEKIYTLQDIKSHYEAAGLEDFELFWDNKPVNGLYKLGLLRL